The following coding sequences are from one Nymphalis io chromosome 5, ilAglIoxx1.1, whole genome shotgun sequence window:
- the LOC126768793 gene encoding carbohydrate sulfotransferase 11 → MIFPSKRLRSRIKTKAFPCLRCGAKTLTFLFWATLYVVVMKMTLLKNSGNQAPRDWAIPDNYTKWLLQGPVLGDDNESDATDSDWLEPDNATIIELEKRAVRAQEVCRLRSLQTQGINSKEFFVDHAHNIVWCNIFKAASSSWLYNFNILGGYDKKFLAKTRHTPLTLARKKFPRPSEEELRDTITTPGVISLLVVREPFVRLLSAYRDKLENTTPPYYRKLARNIVAEHREAATKVMGPINSFGPTFYEFVAYLITRYSSDSATFDEHWAPYYKFCTPCAVNFTVIAKVETLARDSTYVVQQLGLGHILGRKVRNRRTRLRTVMNKSRDGKNTSALLKYYFGQLDAYMLDKLLQIYGIDFDMFGYESDIYRRYVRK, encoded by the exons ATGATATTCCCTTCGAAACGACTCCGCTCGCGGATAAAGACAAAGGCTTTCCCGTGCCTGCGATGCGGCGCGAAAACATTGACGTTCCTGTTTTGGGCGACACTGTATGTTGTTGTCATGAAAATGACATTATTAAAGAACAGCGGCAACCAGGCGCCGAGGGACTGGGCGATACCTGACAATTACACCAAGTGGCTG TTGCAGGGCCCGGTTTTAGGGGACGATAACGAGTCGGATGCGACCGACAGTGACTGGCTTGAGCCCGACAATGCGACTATAATCGAATTGGAGAAGCGCGCTGTCAGGGCTCAAGAAGTCTGTCGACTACGATCCCTTCAAACGCAGGGTATAAACAGCAAGGAGTTTTTCGTGGATCACGCTCATAATATTGTATGGTGTAATATATTCAAGGCAGCCAGCTCGTCGTGGTTgtacaatttcaatattttag GTGGTTACGATAAGAAGTTTCTGGCCAAAACGAGGCATACACCTCTAACATTAGCTCGAAAGAAGTTTCCAAGGCCAAGCGAAGAGGAACTTCGGGACACCATAACCACGCCCGGGGTCATCTCCTTGTTGGTGGTGCGAGAGCCATTCGTCCGTTTGTTGTCGGCGTACAGGGACAAGTTGGAAAACACAACGCCGCCGTATTACAGAAAACTTGCACGAAACATTGTGGCAGAACATAGAGAGGCAGCGACGAAAGTTATGGGACCAATTAACTCGTTCGGTCCAACGTTTTACGAGTTCGTAGCGTATCTGATAACAAGGTACTCATCGGACTCGGCAACCTTCGACGAGCACTGGGCGCCATATTACAAATTTTGCACGCCGTGCGCTGTCAATTTTACGGTCATCGCCAAAGTGGAGACGCTGGCGAGAGACTCGACGTACGTCGTGCAGCAGCTCGGCCTGGGGCACATACTGGGAAGAAAAGTCAGGAATCGCAGGACGCGCCTCCGGACTGTCATGAACAAGTCCCGCGACGGGAAGAACACTTCCGCTTTGTTGAAATATTACTTCGGCCAGCTCGACGCGTACATGCTCGATAAACTCTTACAAATATATGGTATAGATTTCGATATGTTTGGATATGAATCAGATATTTATCGCCGTTATGTaagaaaataa